From a region of the Agromyces ramosus genome:
- a CDS encoding DNA-methyltransferase, with amino-acid sequence MASDELNRIIHADNLAVLPTLPDGGFTLVYLDPPFNTGRMQSRRPTRHVRLAATDDPEPAASGTITGFAGKRYERIRGDLLRYDDRFDDYWGFLEPRLVEAWRLLADDGTLYLHLDYREAHYAKVLLDALFGRECFLNELIWAYDYGAKAKRKWPTKHDTILVYVKNPARYWFDSTAVDREPYMAPGLVTPEKAELGKLPTDVWWHTIVSPTGREKTGYPTQKPEGILRRIVQASTREGDWVLDFFAGSGTTGAVAATLGRRFVLIDENAEAIAVMRGRFTDVSGVVFEQGIAPADA; translated from the coding sequence GTGGCATCCGACGAACTGAACCGCATCATCCATGCGGACAACCTCGCGGTGCTGCCGACCCTGCCAGACGGGGGCTTCACGCTCGTGTACCTCGATCCGCCGTTCAACACCGGCCGCATGCAGTCCCGGCGGCCGACGCGCCACGTGCGGCTTGCGGCGACGGATGACCCCGAGCCCGCGGCATCCGGAACCATCACGGGGTTCGCGGGCAAGCGCTACGAGCGCATCCGCGGCGACCTGCTGCGCTACGACGATCGCTTCGACGACTACTGGGGATTCCTCGAGCCGAGGCTCGTCGAGGCATGGCGGCTGCTCGCCGACGACGGCACCCTGTACCTGCACCTCGACTACCGCGAGGCGCACTACGCGAAGGTGCTGCTCGACGCGCTCTTCGGGCGCGAGTGCTTCCTCAACGAGCTCATCTGGGCCTACGACTACGGCGCCAAGGCCAAGCGCAAGTGGCCGACGAAGCACGACACGATCCTCGTGTACGTCAAGAACCCGGCGAGGTACTGGTTCGACTCGACCGCCGTCGACCGCGAGCCCTACATGGCACCCGGCCTCGTGACGCCCGAGAAGGCCGAGCTCGGCAAGCTGCCCACCGACGTGTGGTGGCACACGATCGTCTCGCCCACGGGCCGCGAGAAGACCGGCTATCCCACGCAGAAGCCCGAGGGGATCCTGCGCCGCATCGTGCAGGCGTCGACGCGCGAGGGCGACTGGGTGCTCGACTTCTTCGCGGGCTCGGGCACGACGGGCGCGGTCGCGGCGACCCTCGGCCGGCGCTTCGTGCTCATCGACGAGAACGCCGAGGCGATCGCCGTGATGAGGGGCCGGTTCACGGATGTCTCGGGCGTCGTGTTCGAGCAGGGCATCGCGCCGGCTGACGCCTAA
- a CDS encoding M15 family metallopeptidase, which yields MSASERRELSDQVQRRRLVIAASLSVALIAGSVAVVGAVVGAEASGGAASSPAGGEGAEGAAGPESARPAPDTAPPPATVETFDRAAHSIDDPASIWVVVDKLRPLNPQDYEPVDLVDVPVEHTWEPLLRQEASDAVVAMFQAALDEAGLELASNSAFRSYSAQESIYDGDDLLTARPGFSEHQTGLAIDIGAASGECSLAACFGDIAEGVWLRDNAWRFGFILRYPADKTPVTGYEFEPWHYRYVGVELATEMRETGITTLEEFFGLPAAPEYG from the coding sequence GTGTCTGCAAGCGAGCGCCGAGAGCTGTCCGACCAGGTCCAGCGCCGTCGTCTCGTCATCGCCGCCTCGCTCAGCGTCGCGCTCATCGCCGGCAGCGTCGCGGTGGTCGGCGCGGTCGTGGGCGCCGAGGCGAGCGGCGGGGCGGCATCCTCGCCGGCCGGGGGCGAGGGCGCCGAGGGTGCAGCCGGCCCCGAGTCCGCGCGCCCGGCCCCTGACACCGCACCGCCGCCCGCGACGGTCGAGACCTTCGACCGCGCGGCGCACTCGATCGACGACCCGGCGAGCATCTGGGTCGTGGTCGACAAGCTGCGTCCCCTGAACCCGCAGGACTATGAGCCGGTCGACCTCGTCGACGTGCCCGTCGAGCACACCTGGGAGCCGCTGCTTCGGCAGGAGGCATCCGACGCCGTCGTCGCGATGTTTCAGGCCGCGCTCGACGAGGCCGGGCTCGAACTCGCGTCGAACAGCGCCTTCCGCTCCTACTCCGCGCAGGAGTCGATCTACGACGGCGACGACCTGTTGACGGCGCGACCGGGTTTCAGCGAGCACCAGACGGGCCTCGCGATCGACATCGGGGCAGCCTCGGGCGAGTGCTCGCTCGCCGCGTGCTTCGGCGACATCGCCGAGGGCGTCTGGCTGCGCGACAACGCCTGGCGATTCGGCTTCATCCTCCGCTACCCGGCCGACAAGACGCCCGTCACCGGCTACGAGTTCGAGCCGTGGCACTACCGCTACGTCGGCGTCGAGCTCGCGACCGAGATGCGGGAGACCGGCATCACCACGCTCGAGGAGTTCTTCGGCCTCCCTGCAGCACCCGAATACGGCTGA
- a CDS encoding lipoate--protein ligase family protein has protein sequence MHGEYKVPGGKLVVVDFDVDDGVIRHPRVAGDFFLEPDEALEDIDRALDGLPAASDAKQISAAITAALRPGAVMLGFSADAVAVAVRRAMTDATSWSNYEWEIVHDPAVPPRTHLALDEVLATRVGEGRRKPTLRFWEWNESAVVIGSFQSVKNEVDPEGAAKYGFEVVRRISGGGAMMMERGNVVTYSLYVPGELVQGMSFADSYAYLDDWVLQGLRGIGIEATHQPLNDIASPLGKIGGAAQKRLGSGGVLHHVTMAYDLDNEKMLEVLRIGREKISDKGIASAAKRVDPLRSQTGLSRAAIIESLKQTFVSLYGATPGSVTADELAEAESLVESKFATRDWLYRVP, from the coding sequence ATGCACGGTGAATACAAGGTCCCCGGTGGCAAGCTCGTCGTGGTCGACTTCGATGTCGACGACGGGGTCATCCGCCACCCACGTGTCGCCGGCGACTTCTTCCTCGAGCCCGACGAGGCGCTCGAAGACATCGACCGTGCGCTCGACGGGCTGCCGGCGGCATCCGATGCCAAGCAGATCTCGGCCGCGATCACGGCGGCGCTGCGCCCGGGGGCGGTGATGCTCGGCTTCTCGGCCGATGCCGTCGCGGTGGCGGTGCGGCGGGCGATGACGGATGCCACGAGCTGGTCGAACTACGAGTGGGAGATCGTGCACGACCCCGCCGTACCCCCGCGCACGCACCTCGCCCTCGACGAGGTGCTCGCCACCCGGGTCGGCGAGGGTCGCCGCAAGCCGACCCTGCGCTTCTGGGAGTGGAACGAGTCGGCGGTCGTCATCGGCAGCTTCCAGTCGGTGAAGAACGAGGTCGACCCAGAGGGCGCCGCGAAGTACGGCTTCGAGGTCGTGCGCCGCATCTCGGGCGGCGGCGCGATGATGATGGAGCGCGGCAACGTCGTGACGTACTCGCTCTACGTGCCGGGCGAGCTCGTGCAGGGCATGAGCTTCGCCGACTCCTACGCGTACCTCGACGACTGGGTGCTGCAGGGCCTGCGCGGCATCGGCATCGAGGCGACCCACCAGCCGCTCAACGACATCGCGAGCCCACTCGGCAAGATCGGCGGCGCCGCGCAGAAGCGCCTCGGCTCGGGCGGCGTGCTCCACCACGTCACGATGGCCTACGATCTCGACAACGAGAAGATGCTCGAGGTGCTGCGCATCGGCCGCGAGAAGATCAGCGACAAGGGCATCGCATCGGCCGCCAAGCGCGTCGACCCGCTGCGCTCGCAGACGGGCCTGAGCCGCGCAGCGATCATCGAGAGCCTCAAGCAGACCTTCGTGTCGCTCTACGGCGCGACGCCCGGCAGCGTGACGGCAGACGAGCTCGCCGAGGCCGAGTCGCTCGTGGAGTCGAAGTTCGCCACCCGTGACTGGCTGTACCGGGTGCCCTGA
- a CDS encoding carbohydrate ABC transporter permease translates to MPRQRDDRRRQRTTRIRGVRAGFWVYVGLGVVLIGSLFPFYWSFLIGSGDASTINDPNMSWIPGGNFLENAATVVNDPAVNFWRALWNSILSSALIAASVVATSTLAGWAFAKLRFPGSKPLLVFVVATMAVPLQLGVVPLYILFADLGWTGNIGAIIIPALTSAFGVFWMTQYLQQSVPDELIEAARVDGASMIRTFWTIGVVAARPAAAMLGLFTFVTAWNNFFWPFIVLDRSDPTLPVALSLLQSNHFVDYSIVLAGVLLSTLPLLLLFVFAGKQLVSGIMAGAVKG, encoded by the coding sequence ATGCCCCGACAACGCGACGACCGTCGGCGCCAGCGCACGACCCGCATCCGCGGCGTGCGCGCCGGCTTCTGGGTCTACGTCGGCCTCGGGGTCGTCCTGATCGGGTCGCTCTTCCCCTTCTACTGGTCGTTCCTCATCGGGTCGGGCGACGCCTCGACGATCAACGACCCGAACATGTCGTGGATCCCCGGCGGCAACTTCCTCGAGAACGCGGCCACGGTCGTGAACGACCCGGCGGTGAACTTCTGGCGGGCGCTGTGGAACTCGATCCTGAGCTCGGCGCTGATCGCGGCATCCGTCGTCGCGACCTCCACGCTCGCCGGCTGGGCGTTCGCCAAGCTCCGCTTCCCCGGGAGCAAGCCGCTCCTCGTCTTCGTCGTGGCGACGATGGCCGTGCCCCTGCAGCTCGGCGTCGTCCCGCTCTACATCCTGTTCGCCGACCTCGGCTGGACCGGCAACATCGGGGCGATCATCATCCCGGCGCTGACGAGCGCGTTCGGCGTGTTCTGGATGACCCAGTACCTGCAGCAGTCGGTGCCCGACGAGCTCATCGAGGCGGCACGCGTCGACGGCGCGTCGATGATCCGCACCTTCTGGACCATCGGCGTGGTCGCCGCACGCCCCGCTGCCGCGATGCTCGGCCTGTTCACGTTCGTCACGGCCTGGAACAACTTCTTCTGGCCCTTCATCGTGCTCGACCGCAGCGACCCGACCCTTCCGGTCGCGCTCTCGCTCCTGCAGTCCAACCACTTCGTGGACTACTCGATCGTGCTCGCCGGTGTGCTGCTGTCGACGCTGCCGCTGCTCCTGCTCTTCGTCTTCGCCGGCAAGCAGCTCGTGAGCGGCATCATGGCGGGAGCTGTGAAGGGATGA
- a CDS encoding carbohydrate ABC transporter permease — protein MTATATRVDESAPPKPNPGRAPRVISFSQRLSRWDLKVSPYLYISPFFIMFLVVGIFPIAFTAVISFMDWDLVRNSGEFVGFDQYVWILGQPQFWTALRNTFSIFLLSSVPQLIAAVFIAAMLDRNIRSKTFWRMGVLVPFVMAPVAVALIFSNMFGDNHGLVNSVLTDLGLPAIQWHKDAFWSHVAISTMVNFRWTGYNTLILLAAMQAVPRDYYEAATVDGAGAFRQFRSITLPSLKPTLIFVIITSTIGGLQIFDEPRMFDQFGRGGAAQQWLTITLYLYDIGWGQWNFGRAAALAWILFLIILIIGLINLLVTRRLVRDEGRR, from the coding sequence GTGACCGCCACCGCGACACGCGTCGACGAGTCCGCGCCGCCGAAACCGAACCCCGGACGGGCGCCGCGCGTCATCTCGTTCAGCCAGCGCCTCAGCCGATGGGACCTCAAGGTCTCGCCGTACCTCTACATCTCGCCGTTCTTCATCATGTTCCTGGTGGTCGGCATCTTCCCCATCGCGTTCACCGCGGTGATCTCCTTCATGGACTGGGACCTCGTCCGCAACTCGGGCGAGTTCGTCGGGTTCGACCAGTACGTCTGGATCCTCGGCCAGCCCCAGTTCTGGACCGCCCTCCGCAACACCTTCAGCATCTTCCTGCTCTCGAGCGTGCCGCAGCTCATCGCCGCGGTCTTCATCGCCGCGATGCTCGACCGGAACATCCGATCGAAGACCTTCTGGCGCATGGGCGTGCTCGTGCCGTTCGTGATGGCGCCCGTCGCCGTCGCCCTCATCTTCAGCAACATGTTCGGCGACAACCACGGCCTCGTGAACAGCGTCCTGACCGACCTCGGGCTGCCGGCGATCCAGTGGCACAAGGACGCGTTCTGGAGCCACGTGGCGATCTCCACGATGGTGAACTTCCGCTGGACCGGCTACAACACGCTCATCCTCCTCGCGGCGATGCAGGCGGTGCCGCGCGACTACTACGAGGCCGCGACGGTCGACGGCGCCGGCGCCTTCCGCCAGTTCCGCAGCATCACGCTGCCGTCACTGAAGCCGACGCTCATCTTCGTGATCATCACCTCCACCATCGGCGGCCTGCAGATCTTCGACGAGCCCCGCATGTTCGACCAGTTCGGGCGCGGGGGCGCCGCACAGCAGTGGCTCACGATCACGCTCTACCTCTACGACATCGGCTGGGGTCAGTGGAACTTCGGACGAGCGGCGGCCCTCGCCTGGATCCTGTTCCTGATCATCCTGATCATCGGCCTCATCAATCTGCTCGTGACGAGACGACTCGTCCGCGACGAAGGGCGGCGGTAG
- a CDS encoding ABC transporter substrate-binding protein yields the protein MSRRTKAIAAIAGAASIAIIATGCSPSSDSGEEGGKVELSLATFNDFGYTDELLQEYMDENPNVTIVHNRAATSNDARANYFQKLGKEGLADIEAVEVDWFTEAMQYSDLLAEVPADAKGRWLDWKEAAATDGDGRLVGFGTDIGPQGVCYRSDLFAAAGLPTDRAEVAALLEGDWDNFFNVADQYKAATGKPFIDSANSVLQGLVNQLETAYEEPDGTIVATENPDIEDAYNTVVERAVPISAYAGQWSDDWFASMANGEFAAMLCPGWMHGVISGNAPEVTGWDVADVFPGGGGNWGGSYLTVPANGKNVDEALKLADWLTAPEQQVKAFVNAGTFPSQSDAYEDEGLTAFTNEYFNNAPTGEIGVKRAEAVTVATYKGAQFFQFHDALQNAVTRVFDGVEDQTTSWNTWVTEVSAF from the coding sequence ATTTCACGACGCACCAAGGCGATCGCCGCCATCGCAGGCGCCGCATCCATCGCCATCATCGCCACCGGTTGTTCGCCGAGTTCCGACTCCGGTGAAGAAGGGGGCAAGGTCGAACTCAGCCTCGCCACCTTCAACGACTTCGGCTACACCGACGAGCTCCTCCAGGAGTACATGGACGAGAACCCGAACGTCACGATCGTCCACAACCGGGCCGCCACGTCGAACGACGCACGCGCCAACTACTTCCAGAAGCTCGGCAAGGAGGGGCTCGCCGACATCGAGGCCGTCGAGGTCGACTGGTTCACCGAGGCGATGCAGTACTCCGACCTGCTCGCCGAGGTGCCCGCCGACGCGAAGGGCCGCTGGCTCGACTGGAAGGAAGCCGCGGCGACCGACGGCGACGGGCGCCTCGTCGGCTTCGGGACCGACATCGGCCCGCAGGGCGTGTGCTACCGCTCCGACCTGTTCGCAGCCGCCGGCCTGCCCACCGACCGTGCAGAGGTCGCAGCACTCCTCGAGGGCGACTGGGACAACTTCTTCAACGTGGCCGACCAGTACAAGGCCGCGACGGGCAAGCCGTTCATCGACTCGGCCAACTCGGTGCTCCAGGGCCTCGTGAACCAGCTCGAGACCGCCTACGAGGAGCCCGACGGCACCATTGTCGCGACCGAGAACCCCGACATCGAAGACGCCTACAACACGGTCGTCGAGCGCGCCGTGCCGATCTCTGCCTACGCGGGCCAGTGGAGCGACGACTGGTTCGCCTCGATGGCGAACGGCGAGTTCGCCGCGATGCTCTGCCCGGGCTGGATGCACGGTGTCATCTCCGGCAACGCTCCCGAGGTCACCGGCTGGGACGTCGCCGACGTCTTCCCCGGCGGCGGCGGCAACTGGGGCGGCTCGTACCTCACGGTGCCGGCCAACGGCAAGAACGTCGACGAGGCGCTCAAGCTCGCCGACTGGCTGACCGCTCCCGAGCAGCAGGTCAAGGCGTTCGTCAACGCGGGCACCTTCCCGAGCCAGTCCGACGCCTACGAGGATGAGGGCCTCACCGCCTTCACCAACGAGTACTTCAACAACGCACCGACCGGCGAGATCGGCGTCAAGCGCGCCGAGGCCGTGACGGTCGCGACGTACAAGGGTGCGCAGTTCTTCCAGTTCCACGACGCGCTCCAGAACGCGGTCACCCGAGTCTTCGACGGCGTCGAAGACCAGACGACCTCGTGGAACACGTGGGTCACCGAGGTCAGCGCCTTCTGA
- a CDS encoding LacI family DNA-binding transcriptional regulator has translation MHAGGVRARPSAPTLEAVAREANVSRATVSRVVNGSPKVSPEVVTAVNAAIAKLNYVPNRAARSLASRTSGAVALVVPEDITRFFGDPYFAAIVQGITRRLDESEYLLNLLVASSDPTHKTMRYLRSGVIDGALVVSHHEGDDLQRVADEALPIVFGGRPSRPGDHIFVDVDNVEGGFIGTQHLTSIGRRRIGTIAGPLDMPAGVDRLEGFRRAMETAGMPADAVENADFTVAGAVSATRRLLDRVPDLDAIFVASDLMATGTLAVLRERGRSVPGHVAVVGFDDSPAATASAIPLTTVHQPSEQMGFEMADLLLRRLSGDADVPRRNIMSTHLVRRASA, from the coding sequence ATGCATGCGGGTGGGGTTCGCGCACGACCCTCGGCGCCGACGCTCGAGGCGGTCGCGCGAGAGGCGAACGTCTCCCGCGCGACCGTCAGTCGCGTGGTGAACGGCTCGCCGAAGGTGAGCCCAGAGGTCGTCACCGCCGTGAACGCCGCCATCGCGAAGCTGAACTACGTGCCGAATCGTGCCGCGCGTTCACTCGCCAGCCGCACGTCGGGCGCCGTCGCACTCGTGGTTCCCGAAGACATCACGCGCTTCTTCGGCGATCCGTACTTCGCGGCGATCGTGCAGGGCATCACCAGGCGGCTCGACGAGAGCGAGTACCTGCTCAACCTGCTCGTCGCCTCGAGCGATCCGACCCACAAGACGATGCGCTACCTGCGTTCCGGCGTCATCGACGGCGCCCTCGTGGTCTCCCACCACGAGGGCGACGACCTGCAGCGCGTCGCCGACGAGGCCCTCCCCATCGTGTTCGGCGGCCGGCCGTCGCGGCCCGGCGACCATATCTTCGTCGACGTCGACAACGTCGAGGGCGGCTTCATCGGCACCCAGCACCTCACGAGCATCGGCCGGCGGCGCATCGGCACCATCGCCGGGCCGCTCGACATGCCCGCCGGCGTCGACCGCCTCGAGGGCTTCCGCCGGGCGATGGAGACCGCGGGCATGCCGGCCGACGCCGTCGAGAACGCCGACTTCACCGTGGCCGGAGCCGTGAGCGCGACCCGGCGGCTGCTCGACCGGGTGCCCGACCTCGACGCCATCTTCGTGGCGAGCGACCTCATGGCCACGGGGACGCTCGCCGTGCTCCGCGAGCGCGGACGGAGCGTGCCCGGCCACGTCGCCGTCGTCGGCTTCGACGACAGCCCCGCCGCCACCGCCTCGGCGATCCCGCTCACGACGGTGCACCAGCCGTCCGAGCAGATGGGGTTCGAGATGGCCGACCTGCTGCTGCGGCGCCTCTCCGGCGACGCCGACGTGCCGCGGCGCAACATCATGTCCACGCACCTCGTGCGTCGCGCCTCGGCTTAG
- a CDS encoding MFS transporter, whose protein sequence is MPRRVVSPSRRGLSLGVLIVNQLLAGVGVASGMALAAILVADLTGVVAMGGLAQSSSVLGAALVAIPLARLAVRSGRHVALAVGYGFAFLGAVLVIVAATSGWPVLVFLGLAAFGAGNAAGLQSRFAATEIAAPGFAARSMSLVLWATTIGSVAGPLLSEVGDELGRSLGMPPLVGPFLFSATAFAVSSVLVATLLRTPGAGYLASATSEQPAGAEDEFAPDHVADPSGSAAAPPRVGAWTALRTAARKPAALVAILAIVCSHTVMVGVMVMTPVHMVQHGLSISLVGIVISIHILGMFGASPLMGWLADRIGSFRVILMGASILITATLIGILAPGDDMLLVTLALGLLGLGWSAGMIGGSTLLTTSVDERLRVPLQGATDAAMNVAAAASAAFSGLVLGTGGFPGVNLVAILVLSPLAVAVLRLVRRAPARHRLTPPECPSRAAAR, encoded by the coding sequence ATGCCGCGCCGAGTCGTCTCCCCGTCGCGTCGCGGCCTCTCGCTCGGCGTGCTCATCGTCAACCAGCTGCTCGCGGGCGTGGGCGTGGCCTCGGGCATGGCGCTGGCCGCGATCCTCGTCGCCGACCTGACCGGCGTCGTCGCGATGGGCGGGCTCGCGCAGTCGTCGAGCGTGCTCGGGGCGGCGCTCGTCGCGATTCCGCTGGCGCGGCTCGCGGTGCGTTCCGGCCGCCACGTGGCACTCGCGGTGGGCTATGGGTTCGCGTTCCTCGGCGCAGTGCTCGTGATCGTCGCGGCCACGAGCGGATGGCCGGTGCTCGTCTTCCTCGGGCTGGCGGCGTTCGGAGCGGGCAACGCGGCGGGCCTCCAGTCGCGGTTCGCCGCGACCGAGATCGCCGCACCCGGATTCGCGGCGCGCTCGATGTCGCTCGTGCTGTGGGCGACGACGATCGGCTCGGTGGCAGGCCCGCTCCTCTCCGAGGTCGGCGATGAGCTCGGCCGCTCGCTCGGCATGCCGCCGCTCGTCGGCCCGTTCCTGTTCTCGGCGACGGCGTTCGCGGTCTCGTCGGTCCTCGTCGCGACACTGCTCCGCACCCCGGGCGCGGGCTACCTCGCGTCGGCGACCTCGGAGCAGCCCGCCGGCGCCGAAGACGAGTTCGCGCCCGACCACGTCGCCGACCCGTCTGGATCGGCCGCCGCACCGCCTCGCGTCGGCGCCTGGACCGCGCTGCGAACCGCCGCTCGCAAACCGGCGGCGCTCGTCGCGATCCTCGCGATCGTCTGCTCGCACACCGTGATGGTCGGCGTCATGGTCATGACGCCCGTGCACATGGTCCAGCACGGACTCTCGATCTCGCTCGTGGGCATCGTGATCAGCATCCACATCCTCGGCATGTTCGGCGCGAGCCCGCTCATGGGCTGGCTCGCCGACCGCATCGGCTCGTTCCGCGTCATCCTCATGGGCGCGAGCATCCTCATCACCGCCACCCTGATCGGCATCCTGGCCCCGGGCGACGACATGCTGCTGGTCACGCTCGCGCTCGGGCTGCTCGGACTCGGCTGGTCGGCCGGGATGATCGGCGGGTCGACGCTGCTCACGACCTCGGTCGACGAGCGGCTCCGCGTGCCGTTGCAGGGAGCGACGGATGCCGCGATGAACGTCGCGGCGGCGGCATCCGCTGCATTCTCGGGTCTCGTGCTCGGCACCGGTGGGTTCCCGGGCGTCAACCTGGTCGCGATCCTCGTGCTCTCGCCCCTCGCGGTGGCGGTGCTCCGCCTCGTCCGTCGTGCGCCGGCGCGCCACCGCCTGACGCCCCCTGAGTGCCCATCCCGCGCGGCCGCGCGGTGA
- a CDS encoding GH1 family beta-glucosidase: MTDTIATTASSVATRRFPADFLFGAATAAYQIEGASHEDGRTDSIWDAFSRVPGAVINADNGDVACDHYHRYRDDVALMKQLGLQTYRFSTSWARVRPDGGPVNPHGIDFYSRLVDELLGAGIKPWLTLYHWDLPQALEEQGGWTNRDTAFRFRDYALDMHEALGDRVDVWTTLNEPWCSSFLSYTAGAHAPGRQDVAAGLAAGHHLLLAHGLAVQALRERDPGLELGITLNLTVAKPVDPASPGDVDAARRIDGQFNRFFLDPIFRGEYADDLRADVGHLGLDDVVLDGDLAVISTPIDALGVNYYHGESVSDRPAEHPLLGSAPTDRPTRSPYPAADGVFNHPQNLPLTAMDWEVQPDGLRELLVRVHEEYAASAGVRLYVTENGAAYDDRVAADGGVHDGERTEFLESHLGAILDAVGEGVPVHGYFYWSVMDNFEWAWGYDKRFGLVRVDYETQERTVKDSGLAYAAIIRERALPAH; encoded by the coding sequence ATGACCGACACCATCGCCACCACCGCTTCCTCCGTCGCGACCCGCCGGTTCCCGGCCGACTTCCTCTTCGGGGCTGCGACCGCCGCGTACCAGATCGAGGGGGCGAGCCACGAGGACGGCCGCACCGACTCGATCTGGGACGCGTTCAGCAGGGTGCCGGGCGCCGTCATCAACGCCGACAACGGCGACGTCGCGTGCGACCACTACCACCGCTACCGCGACGATGTCGCGCTCATGAAGCAGCTCGGACTGCAGACCTATCGGTTCTCCACCTCGTGGGCGCGCGTTCGCCCCGACGGCGGACCGGTGAACCCGCACGGCATCGACTTCTACTCGCGCCTCGTCGACGAACTGCTGGGGGCCGGAATCAAGCCCTGGCTGACCCTCTACCATTGGGACCTGCCGCAGGCGCTCGAGGAGCAGGGCGGGTGGACGAACCGCGACACCGCGTTCCGGTTCCGCGACTACGCACTCGACATGCACGAGGCGCTCGGCGACCGGGTCGATGTGTGGACGACGCTCAACGAGCCGTGGTGCTCGTCGTTCCTCAGCTACACGGCCGGCGCGCACGCACCAGGCCGGCAGGATGTCGCGGCCGGCCTCGCGGCGGGCCACCACCTGCTGCTCGCCCACGGGCTCGCGGTGCAGGCGCTGCGCGAACGCGATCCCGGGCTCGAGCTCGGCATCACCCTGAACCTCACGGTGGCCAAGCCGGTCGACCCGGCGAGCCCCGGCGACGTCGACGCCGCCCGCCGCATCGACGGGCAGTTCAACCGGTTCTTCCTCGACCCGATCTTCCGGGGCGAGTACGCCGACGACCTGCGCGCCGACGTGGGCCACCTCGGGCTCGACGACGTCGTGCTCGACGGCGACCTCGCGGTGATCTCGACCCCCATCGACGCACTCGGCGTGAACTACTACCACGGCGAGTCGGTGAGCGACCGGCCGGCCGAGCACCCGCTCCTCGGGAGCGCGCCGACGGATCGTCCCACGAGGTCGCCGTACCCGGCGGCCGACGGCGTCTTCAACCACCCGCAGAACCTGCCGCTCACGGCGATGGATTGGGAGGTGCAGCCCGACGGCCTGCGCGAACTGCTCGTTCGCGTGCACGAGGAGTACGCGGCATCCGCCGGCGTTCGTCTCTACGTCACCGAGAACGGTGCCGCCTACGACGACCGCGTGGCGGCCGACGGCGGCGTCCACGACGGCGAGCGCACGGAGTTCCTCGAGTCGCACCTCGGCGCGATCCTCGACGCCGTCGGCGAGGGCGTGCCCGTGCACGGCTACTTCTACTGGTCGGTCATGGACAACTTCGAGTGGGCGTGGGGCTACGACAAGCGGTTCGGCCTCGTGCGTGTCGACTACGAGACGCAGGAGCGGACCGTGAAGGACAGCGGACTCGCCTACGCCGCCATCATCCGGGAACGCGCACTTCCGGCCCACTGA